From the genome of Alicyclobacillus sp. SO9:
CCTGGCAATTTGGCGTGATCGGCCAACATCTTCGGTACATTCGGAAGTTCGTTGGCGTGGGGCCAAGATTCGGGATCCCATACTTTCGAACGCTTAAAAGCTTTTGCGCAATGAATAAAACACTCTTCCACCGTTACGCCAATCCCAAGAATAGGGACATGTCCGTGTGATTCCATGCTTATGAGTAAGTCCTTATCTCGAACGAGGCGCGCAGAGCCATTGACCCGCAATGTTTCCTCCAGACCTGGAATCATAAATATCAGCCCGATGTGTGGGTTGGATAAGATATTTCTCATGGAGTCAATTTTTCTATTTCCCGGTCTCTCAGGAATAATCAAGTGCGTGTCATCTAGCACATAAACAGAGCCCGCAGAATCGCCTCTGGGTGAAACATCACACCGTCCATTATTGTCCGCTGTTGATAATAGCAATAATGGTGATCTCGAAATGAATCCACGACAATGTTCATCAAGGTGAGGAATTACCTTATTTTGTACTAGATCACTAGGATAACCAATGAGTGAGCGCAATTCTTCTTCCGTCGAAACGCCGCTGGTAAAGTCCATTTTGAATCCCCTTTCGTCAACTTCAGCTTTCCTGCGCTCTCAGTGTTTCGGATAGCAATCATTGTACGACTCCTATGCAAATGATGTTTACTGATTTCGCATTGTTCTGTTTAATAGGTATAGAGCCGTAGACCGCTCATAAATATCTGATTACCGTCGAATAGCGAATCGGAGTATGGTGGTATTGGGGGAGCTGAGTGCATGGATGTTGAAATTCACCCACACGCTACATCATCTCGCAGCTCTGAAGACTGTAAGAATCTGGCTTATTTAGCGAGTGTTTTCATCCGGGTTTGAAATGCGGAAGTGTGTAAGTCATGAATCGAGTAGAGAGAAGCAACTTTCCAATTCAGGGCTTTATGTCGTTAATACTGTCTCTTGCCTTTGCATTTGTGTGCTTTCTGATGTATTCGGTGATGGTCGCAGGGTTCCTGCCTTTTACTGCTTTTGAATTGACATCATTTGTTTTCATAGCAATTCCGATGACGGTTGGGATAATTGGATTACTTCGTGAGAAGACAAAGAGTCTGTAAATTATTGATATATTTATTTCCTCGCTGGCTGTTGTGTGGCTTGTGCTGCTAATTGCCACCTAGGGCATGTAATAAGCAAGTATTTGCCGCATTGTGGCGTTCCGAATAAAAAAGGACCCGAAGGTCCTTTGATGTATCCTATGTCACTGGCCAAACTTCGATCTAATCCGGCTTGTCGCAACCCTAATTCCATTAAAGAGAACAATGCCGGATAGGATTGCTGCAAACGCCATGATTATCTGCATCTTCCTATCACGCTCCAATGTTCTGTTCTAGCAGATGCCCCACCTTCGCATACTGCCGTTGATGACCACAGATGTCATCTCGCCTGTCCATCATTATGCCCAACGGATATTGCGTGCATGTTAACAAAGATTGTTGTTTGTGTGAAGAGAACTGAGATCTTCTCTATTGGTTTGTGGTATATACTTACATAAGACGATTACGACAAGAGAGAATGCAGGGGGAGGAGCCATTGAGTAACGATTTCACAATCGGGCATATCCTCCATGACCGGGCTGCTAGTTTTTACTGGTCGGGAACGGGATGGACTTCCATAAAGTCGTTCTATAATGGGGCTGCGAAATACCGTTTAGACAGCGGCACCAGAATTATCGACCCACATCGTTATTTATTGCTTAACGACCAGCAACCGTATTCTCTTGAAATCGATTCGCCTACCCAAGTTGAGTCACTTCATGCAGTCTGTGCTATTGCTTCATTCTGATGTTATGTCACGCATGAACAAAATTACATCCCTGCGGGCTAGCACTCGTGAAGAATTGTACAGGCGGGTTTCGATAGCCAATGAGGTCATTCTGGATCACTTTCGAGATCCCGTTTCCTTAGAGCAGCTGTCAAAGGCAGCCATGCT
Proteins encoded in this window:
- a CDS encoding pyridoxamine 5'-phosphate oxidase family protein; this encodes MDFTSGVSTEEELRSLIGYPSDLVQNKVIPHLDEHCRGFISRSPLLLLSTADNNGRCDVSPRGDSAGSVYVLDDTHLIIPERPGNRKIDSMRNILSNPHIGLIFMIPGLEETLRVNGSARLVRDKDLLISMESHGHVPILGIGVTVEECFIHCAKAFKRSKVWDPESWPHANELPNVPKMLADHAKLPGMDTKQVANSLEDSYKNRLY